CCTTTGCCCGACTCCTCCATATCCCATTTCATCATGTATTGGCGGAACAGGATCACGTTGGCGGTGATGCTGATGACCAACAGCGTGTCTTGGTTGAAATTCGCCTCCGGTCTAAAAGTTGTGAGCCAAAACATGAAGCCATAAAGCGCGGCCGGAATGACCAAACCAAGGATCAGACCCAGTACGAGTGAATTGCGTTTGAGGATTTTCATACGTCGAAGCTCCATTTGTTGAGTTCGCCAATGGCATGATGCGCCGTAACATCGTACTGAACGGGCACGATGCTCACGTATCCGTTCGACAAGGCCCATTCATCGGTATCCTCACCGCGGTCGTAATTCTCGAACTTTCCGGTAAGCCAGTAATACTTGCGTCCACGGGGATCGACCCGCGAATCAAATTCTTCGACCCAGTTGGCATCGGCCTGACGACAAATGCGCACGCCTTTGATAGCGCTTTTGGTCGGACGCGGGAAGTTCACGTTCAAACACGTTCCTGTGGCCATCCCATTGCGCAGAACTTCTTCGGCAATCGCACGTACATATGGGCGCACCGGGCTGAAGTCGGCATCCCAGCTGTAATCGAGCAACGAATACCCGATCGATGGAATTCCCTCAAGAGCC
The genomic region above belongs to Flavobacteriales bacterium and contains:
- the surE gene encoding 5'/3'-nucleotidase SurE, which translates into the protein MAEEKKPLILVTNDDGITAPGVRNLVAEMTQLGEVVVVAPDGPQSGKGHAITIESTLRCDQVHIDKGPQIEFSCSGTPVDCVKLAVNVILDRKPDLIVSGVNHGSNSSINVIYSGTMSAAVEGALEGIPSIGYSLLDYSWDADFSPVRPYVRAIAEEVLRNGMATGTCLNVNFPRPTKSAIKGVRICRQADANWVEEFDSRVDPRGRKYYWLTGKFENYDRGEDTDEWALSNGYVSIVPVQYDVTAHHAIGELNKWSFDV